In Streptomyces sp. NBC_01707, a genomic segment contains:
- a CDS encoding YafY family protein codes for MAIAKAERLMNLALCLLGTRRPLSKRELRGSIEAYLEAGSDDAFNRMFERDKDDLRELGLVIETVDNLDGDTGYLARRDSNRLPPITLDAEEAAALGLAAKVWQQARLAGAASGALQKLRAAGMPEAEDAYEVHSALEPRIPVHETAFEPLMLACRDRRPVTFDYRKANAARPEQRQVEPWTLECWRGHWYLAGWDRERGAERVFRLSRITGRVRSRAGAFTAEVPDVVTVRETVESWAGETATRTALIRLRSGSGYPLRSRAISVRELGDGWDELEIPYGHGLDAWLVEFGPDVVVREPADLRADVVDRLRAVAKD; via the coding sequence ATGGCCATTGCCAAGGCCGAGCGGCTGATGAACCTGGCGCTGTGCCTGCTGGGGACCCGGCGCCCGCTCAGCAAGCGCGAGCTGCGCGGGTCCATCGAGGCGTATCTGGAAGCGGGCTCCGACGACGCCTTCAACCGGATGTTCGAGCGCGACAAGGACGATCTGCGCGAGCTCGGTCTGGTCATCGAGACCGTGGACAACCTGGACGGCGACACCGGTTATCTGGCGCGCCGGGACAGCAACCGGCTGCCGCCGATCACGCTGGACGCCGAGGAGGCCGCGGCGCTCGGTCTGGCCGCGAAGGTCTGGCAGCAGGCGCGGCTGGCCGGTGCGGCCAGCGGTGCGCTGCAGAAGCTGCGGGCCGCGGGGATGCCGGAGGCCGAGGACGCGTACGAGGTGCACAGTGCGCTCGAACCCCGTATTCCGGTGCATGAGACCGCGTTCGAGCCGTTGATGCTGGCGTGCCGCGACCGCCGTCCGGTCACCTTCGACTACCGCAAGGCCAACGCCGCCCGGCCCGAGCAGCGCCAGGTCGAGCCCTGGACACTGGAGTGCTGGCGCGGCCACTGGTATCTGGCGGGCTGGGACCGGGAGCGTGGCGCCGAGCGGGTGTTCCGGCTGTCCAGGATCACCGGCCGGGTCCGCTCGAGGGCCGGCGCCTTCACCGCCGAGGTGCCCGATGTGGTGACCGTCCGGGAGACCGTGGAGAGCTGGGCGGGGGAGACGGCGACCCGGACCGCGCTGATCAGGCTGCGATCGGGGTCCGGTTACCCGCTGCGGTCGCGCGCGATATCCGTGCGGGAACTCGGGGACGGCTGGGACGAGTTGGAGATCCCGTACGGACACGGTCTGGATGCCTGGCTCGTCGAGTTCGGCCCGGACGTCGTCGTGCGGGAACCCGCGGATCTGCGGGCCGACGTGGTGGACCGGCTGCGCGCCGTGGCCAAGGACTGA
- a CDS encoding YafY family protein, translating into MATNAIDQTRRMLSLVTYLRERPGAHVQDVARAFGITEDELISDLDVLPMCGTSFRGGDLLDIDTDGDRIWWHNPDDVAEPLRLAADEATALLVAARAVATLPGLRESDRQALLRATAKLETAAGEAAAASARLSVTFESEGGVFADVDRAISERRRLWLRYYSPARDELTEREVDPIRLFAVGHTYMEAWCRLSEDRRTFRLDRVAEIRLLDEPSAPPELELRDLSEGLVQPAAEDPEVVIEVGPGGRWVAEYYPHDSAEELADGGLRITLRTPDPASLRRLALRLGGDGHIVAPPELAQSARQAARAALAAYDGPA; encoded by the coding sequence ATGGCGACGAACGCGATCGACCAGACGCGCCGGATGCTGTCCCTGGTGACGTATCTGCGGGAGCGCCCCGGCGCCCATGTGCAGGACGTCGCCCGTGCTTTCGGGATCACCGAGGACGAGCTGATCTCGGACCTCGATGTGCTCCCCATGTGCGGGACGAGCTTCCGCGGCGGCGACCTGCTGGACATCGACACCGACGGCGACCGGATCTGGTGGCACAACCCGGACGACGTGGCCGAGCCGCTGCGGCTCGCGGCCGACGAGGCGACGGCTCTGCTCGTCGCCGCGCGCGCCGTGGCCACGCTGCCGGGGCTGCGGGAGAGCGACCGGCAGGCGTTGCTGCGGGCGACCGCCAAGCTGGAGACGGCGGCCGGCGAGGCGGCGGCGGCGAGCGCCCGGCTCTCGGTCACCTTCGAGTCGGAGGGCGGCGTCTTCGCCGATGTCGACCGGGCGATCTCCGAGCGGCGCAGGCTGTGGCTGCGGTACTACTCGCCCGCGCGCGACGAGCTCACCGAGCGTGAGGTGGACCCGATCCGGCTGTTCGCCGTCGGGCACACGTACATGGAGGCCTGGTGCCGGCTCTCCGAGGACCGGCGCACGTTCCGGCTCGACCGGGTCGCCGAGATCCGGCTGCTGGACGAGCCTTCAGCGCCCCCGGAGCTGGAACTGAGGGATCTCTCCGAGGGGCTGGTGCAGCCGGCGGCCGAGGATCCCGAGGTCGTGATCGAGGTGGGGCCCGGTGGCCGCTGGGTCGCCGAGTACTACCCGCACGACAGCGCGGAGGAGCTGGCCGACGGCGGGCTGCGGATCACGTTGCGCACCCCCGACCCGGCCTCGCTGCGCAGGCTCGCGCTGCGCCTCGGCGGGGACGGGCACATCGTCGCCCCGCCGGAGCTGGCGCAGAGTGCGCGGCAGGCGGCGCGGGCCGCGCTGGCCGCCTATGACGGCCCGGCCTGA
- the tatA gene encoding Sec-independent protein translocase subunit TatA has translation MFGRLGAPEIILILVVIVLLFGAKKLPDMARSLGKSARILKSEAKAMKSEGNPSATPADPPHDPAQDQAAPRTIKAAPGDVTSSRPVAEPTDSTNR, from the coding sequence ATGTTCGGAAGGCTCGGCGCTCCCGAGATCATCCTGATCCTCGTCGTCATTGTTCTGCTGTTCGGCGCGAAGAAGCTTCCTGACATGGCTCGCTCGCTCGGCAAGTCGGCCCGCATCCTCAAGAGCGAGGCCAAGGCCATGAAGTCGGAAGGCAACCCGTCGGCCACTCCCGCCGACCCGCCGCACGACCCCGCTCAGGACCAGGCGGCCCCGCGCACGATCAAGGCCGCGCCCGGCGATGTGACGAGTTCGCGGCCGGTCGCCGAGCCGACCGACTCGACCAACCGCTGA
- the tatC gene encoding twin-arginine translocase subunit TatC, whose amino-acid sequence MLKSARKQETDPEGRMPLVEHLRELRNRLAKALLAIVVVTIVAAFFYKGIIEFFTDPVLKAVGCDSSFAELAKQEDGTCARIVLNGLLTPFTLALKVSLMAGVVLSSPIWLYQLWAFIAPGLHRHEKKYSLAFVGAGFPLFLAGGFFAYKTLPTMAKVLLDFSPAGLDNQLPLDDLLDLITRMVVVFGLSFELPLLLVMLNLGGVITGKRMLGWWRGMIMGITVFAALATPSTDPLTMLALAGPIWVLYFCATALSLLNDRRKAQRAAEGPADDEASELDLTPEDVGEIEPVSSVRSLPAQSGPDRDRVNGYDDIT is encoded by the coding sequence TTGCTCAAGTCTGCCCGCAAACAGGAGACGGACCCCGAGGGCCGCATGCCCTTGGTGGAGCACCTGCGTGAGCTGCGCAACCGGCTGGCGAAGGCTCTGCTGGCGATCGTCGTCGTCACGATCGTCGCCGCGTTCTTCTACAAGGGGATCATCGAGTTCTTCACCGACCCGGTGCTGAAGGCGGTCGGTTGCGATTCGAGCTTCGCCGAACTCGCCAAGCAGGAGGACGGCACCTGTGCGCGCATCGTCCTGAACGGCCTGCTGACGCCGTTCACCCTTGCGCTCAAGGTCTCCCTGATGGCAGGCGTCGTCCTTTCGTCGCCGATCTGGCTCTACCAGCTCTGGGCGTTCATCGCCCCGGGTCTGCACAGGCACGAGAAGAAGTACTCGCTGGCCTTCGTCGGCGCGGGCTTCCCGCTCTTCCTCGCCGGTGGCTTCTTCGCGTACAAGACGCTGCCCACGATGGCCAAGGTCCTGCTGGACTTCTCGCCGGCCGGTCTGGACAACCAGCTGCCGCTCGACGACCTGCTGGACCTGATCACGCGCATGGTGGTGGTCTTCGGGCTCTCCTTCGAGCTGCCCCTGCTGCTCGTCATGCTGAACCTCGGCGGCGTCATCACGGGCAAGCGGATGCTCGGCTGGTGGCGCGGCATGATCATGGGCATCACGGTCTTCGCCGCACTGGCGACGCCCAGTACCGACCCGCTGACCATGCTGGCGCTCGCCGGGCCGATCTGGGTCCTGTACTTCTGCGCGACGGCGCTCTCGCTCCTCAACGACCGCCGCAAGGCACAGCGTGCGGCGGAGGGGCCCGCCGACGACGAGGCGTCGGAGCTGGACCTCACCCCCGAGGACGTGGGTGAGATCGAACCGGTCTCGTCCGTCAGGTCGCTGCCGGCGCAGTCGGGGCCGGACCGTGACCGGGTGAACGGTTACGACGACATCACCTGA
- a CDS encoding diacylglycerol kinase: MTSEITLFVNPTAGRGRGAHAAQPAASALRDAGFSVRTVLGEDADDALRRAREAVDGGTGALIAVGGDGMMSLALQAVAGTMTPLGVIAVGTGNDFARALGLPIRDPAAAGRLAAEALKGGAIRDIDLGRVGDRWFGSVLASGFDSRVNDRGNRMRWVGGRFKYDLAILAELAAFRTIPYRIRLDGGPAQEIEATLIAVGNGSTYGGGMRICADAVMDDGLFDVTVVGDCSRTTLLKVFPRVYRGTHLDHPAVTVHRVSSIELAAASVTAYADGEPLGALPLTATCVPGAVRVLAR, translated from the coding sequence GTGACCAGCGAGATCACCCTTTTCGTCAATCCCACCGCAGGACGCGGCCGGGGCGCGCACGCCGCGCAGCCGGCCGCTTCCGCGTTGCGGGACGCCGGCTTCTCCGTACGTACGGTCCTGGGCGAGGACGCCGACGACGCGCTGCGGCGGGCCCGTGAGGCAGTCGACGGCGGGACCGGCGCACTGATAGCCGTGGGCGGGGACGGCATGATGTCCCTCGCCCTCCAGGCCGTGGCCGGGACCATGACGCCGCTCGGTGTGATCGCCGTCGGTACCGGCAACGACTTCGCCCGCGCCCTAGGTCTGCCGATACGGGACCCGGCCGCCGCGGGCCGGCTGGCCGCCGAGGCGCTCAAGGGCGGGGCGATCCGGGACATCGACCTCGGCCGGGTCGGTGACCGGTGGTTCGGGTCCGTGCTCGCCTCCGGCTTCGACTCCCGGGTCAACGACCGGGGCAACCGGATGCGCTGGGTCGGCGGACGGTTCAAGTACGACCTCGCGATCCTCGCCGAACTCGCCGCGTTCCGGACGATCCCGTACCGCATCAGGCTCGACGGCGGGCCGGCCCAGGAGATCGAGGCGACGCTCATCGCGGTCGGCAACGGCTCCACCTACGGCGGGGGCATGCGGATCTGTGCGGACGCCGTCATGGACGACGGGCTCTTCGACGTGACCGTCGTCGGCGACTGCAGCCGTACGACGCTGCTCAAGGTGTTCCCCCGGGTCTACCGGGGCACGCACCTCGACCACCCCGCGGTCACCGTGCACCGGGTCTCGTCGATCGAGCTGGCCGCCGCCTCCGTCACCGCCTACGCGGACGGCGAACCGCTCGGTGCGCTGCCGCTCACCGCGACGTGTGTGCCGGGCGCGGTCAGGGTTCTTGCTCGGTGA